From Chryseobacterium sp. H1D6B, a single genomic window includes:
- a CDS encoding carboxymuconolactone decarboxylase family protein — translation MAIRKYLNKILFFILIISIQIMNGQSKKSADNNLNLQQQSIVAISSLTAVGDVNKLKEQLNSGLDSGVSINEIKEILVQLYAYCGFPRSLNAISSFMNVLEERKSKGIHDPEGKKNVLNNDPDKYEQGRKVLEILTKTPQSKPAPGFGEFAPRIDAFLKEHLFADIFDSDVLTYQQRELVTIAALSAMPGLESQLQSHIKMGINTGITENQLVQAAALIEKYINKEQAESFRKLFLKPADTATVNKGN, via the coding sequence ATGGCGATAAGGAAATACCTCAACAAAATACTATTTTTTATTTTAATCATAAGTATACAGATCATGAACGGACAATCGAAAAAGAGCGCAGACAATAATTTAAACCTACAGCAGCAAAGCATCGTGGCTATTTCTTCATTGACGGCTGTTGGAGATGTAAATAAACTCAAAGAACAACTCAATTCAGGGCTGGATTCAGGAGTTTCTATCAATGAAATTAAAGAGATACTGGTACAGCTGTATGCCTACTGCGGTTTTCCCAGAAGCCTGAATGCTATAAGCAGCTTTATGAATGTGCTGGAAGAAAGGAAATCAAAAGGAATACATGATCCAGAAGGGAAAAAAAATGTTTTAAATAATGATCCCGATAAATATGAACAAGGCAGAAAAGTATTAGAAATACTAACTAAAACACCTCAATCTAAACCTGCGCCCGGCTTTGGAGAATTTGCACCGCGGATTGATGCATTTTTAAAAGAACATCTCTTCGCAGATATTTTCGACAGTGATGTCCTTACTTATCAGCAGAGAGAATTAGTTACAATCGCGGCATTGTCTGCAATGCCCGGACTAGAATCCCAGCTGCAGTCTCATATAAAAATGGGAATAAATACAGGAATTACAGAAAATCAACTGGTGCAGGCTGCCGCACTGATAGAAAAATACATCAATAAAGAACAGGCAGAGTCATTTAGAAAACTGTTCTTAAAGCCTGCTGATACAGCAACTGTAAATAAAGGTAATTAA
- a CDS encoding cupin domain-containing protein, which translates to MKRSLSKGIIFNNFIRIILPFVSAVLVVTACNSNENQNKMTSENNTSIFPKGDRLSNEWFSGNAFLHPLLTKDKNNDFALGSVTFELGARTVWHTHPKGQVLIVTEGEGFYQERGKSAQPIKKGDVVNIPENVEHWHGASAGCKMVHIAVTNYKGDENVVWLDPVTDEEYNEVNKK; encoded by the coding sequence ATGAAAAGATCATTGAGTAAAGGGATAATATTTAATAACTTTATAAGAATAATACTGCCTTTTGTAAGTGCAGTATTAGTAGTAACAGCTTGTAACAGCAATGAAAATCAAAATAAAATGACATCAGAAAACAATACATCAATTTTCCCGAAAGGGGACAGATTATCCAATGAATGGTTCAGCGGAAATGCTTTTTTACACCCATTGTTAACAAAGGATAAAAATAATGATTTTGCATTAGGAAGCGTAACTTTTGAACTAGGAGCGAGAACCGTATGGCATACCCATCCTAAAGGACAGGTACTGATTGTTACAGAAGGCGAAGGCTTTTATCAGGAAAGAGGAAAATCAGCACAGCCCATCAAAAAAGGCGACGTCGTAAATATCCCTGAAAATGTAGAACACTGGCACGGAGCATCAGCCGGCTGTAAAATGGTGCATATTGCAGTGACCAATTATAAAGGCGATGAAAATGTGGTCTGGCTTGATCCTGTGACCGATGAAGAATATAATGAAGTCAATAAAAAGTAA
- a CDS encoding aldo/keto reductase, with product MKNDQIPQEFQPENNKNAYNRRDFIKNTAVLGAAACVPSILVQACTEEKKTNSDKINDVMPVITSQRSLGSGKYEMEIAALGFGFMGMNYHRGIHPDKNTLIKLAHQAVERGITLFDTAETYGPFINEELAGEALAPFKNKISISTKFGFNYEGNKVTGVNSRPERIREMVEASLKRLKIDVIELLYQHRLDPDVPIEEVAGTIKDLIAEGKVKRFGLCEIGAGTIRRAHSVQPVTAVQSEYHLMWREPEKEIFPVCKELGIGFVPYSPLNRGFLTGSINEYTRFDSGNDNRTILPRFTPEAIRANLRIVEELNKFGKERGITASQTALGWLLQKAPWIVPIPGTTKLSHLEENLRTADFLFTQKEWNELETAVASIPIAGDRYPASEQKQVEK from the coding sequence ATGAAAAATGATCAAATCCCGCAGGAATTCCAGCCTGAAAATAATAAAAACGCTTATAACCGCCGTGATTTCATAAAAAATACTGCTGTTTTAGGAGCGGCAGCGTGTGTACCTTCGATATTGGTTCAGGCCTGTACAGAAGAGAAAAAAACAAATTCAGATAAAATCAATGATGTTATGCCTGTTATTACATCGCAAAGATCTTTAGGATCGGGGAAATATGAAATGGAAATCGCTGCTTTAGGCTTCGGCTTTATGGGTATGAATTATCACCGTGGAATCCACCCTGATAAAAATACCCTGATAAAACTGGCGCATCAAGCAGTAGAACGCGGTATTACCCTTTTCGATACAGCGGAAACATATGGCCCGTTTATTAATGAAGAACTTGCGGGAGAAGCACTTGCTCCGTTTAAAAATAAGATCTCAATTTCAACAAAATTCGGATTTAATTATGAAGGAAATAAAGTAACTGGTGTAAACAGCCGTCCCGAAAGAATCCGTGAAATGGTGGAAGCTTCCTTGAAAAGGTTGAAAATTGATGTTATTGAACTGCTTTACCAGCACCGTTTAGACCCTGATGTTCCTATTGAGGAAGTGGCCGGAACTATAAAAGATCTTATTGCCGAAGGAAAAGTAAAACGTTTCGGGCTTTGTGAAATCGGAGCAGGAACAATCCGCCGTGCCCACTCAGTACAGCCGGTAACAGCCGTTCAGAGTGAATATCATCTGATGTGGCGTGAACCTGAAAAAGAAATTTTTCCTGTGTGCAAAGAACTTGGGATAGGTTTTGTGCCTTACAGTCCGTTAAACAGAGGTTTTCTCACAGGAAGCATCAATGAATATACCCGTTTTGATTCAGGAAATGACAACCGTACTATCCTGCCCCGTTTTACGCCGGAAGCCATCCGGGCAAATCTTAGAATCGTTGAAGAATTAAATAAATTCGGAAAGGAAAGAGGAATCACTGCATCTCAGACTGCGTTGGGGTGGCTGCTGCAGAAAGCCCCGTGGATCGTTCCTATTCCGGGAACTACAAAGCTGTCTCATTTAGAAGAAAATCTCAGAACCGCAGATTTTTTGTTTACTCAAAAAGAATGGAACGAGCTTGAAACTGCAGTAGCATCCATTCCAATTGCTGGAGACCGGTATCCTGCATCAGAACAGAAACAGGTTGAGAAATAA
- a CDS encoding glucose 1-dehydrogenase, with protein sequence MKIMKDKTALVTGAAQGIGFASARAFAEAGASVVLADWDGDLVNTAAEQLKSEGYNVLALICNVSDDAQVQAMVEKTVEVFGRLDAAFNNAGVQNELAEAADQTREDFDRVTGINLRGVWSCMKYELQQMRKQGSGAVVNCSSIGGILGGAQRGIYHAAKHGVIGLTKSAALEYAPQGIRINSICPGLIHTPMADKMIAGGQADAIEEMLKQVPAGRLGRPEEIASAAVWLCSDAASLVIGHTLVVDGGYSIQ encoded by the coding sequence ATGAAAATAATGAAAGATAAAACAGCCCTTGTTACAGGTGCAGCACAGGGTATTGGTTTTGCTTCTGCAAGAGCTTTTGCGGAAGCTGGAGCTTCAGTGGTTTTGGCAGACTGGGACGGAGATCTGGTAAATACAGCAGCGGAGCAGCTTAAAAGTGAAGGATATAACGTTCTTGCGTTGATATGTAATGTTTCTGATGATGCCCAGGTTCAGGCGATGGTAGAAAAAACAGTTGAGGTTTTCGGAAGGCTGGATGCCGCATTTAATAACGCGGGAGTACAAAATGAACTTGCAGAAGCAGCGGACCAGACCAGAGAAGATTTCGACCGGGTAACAGGTATCAACCTGCGAGGCGTATGGAGCTGTATGAAATATGAACTGCAGCAGATGAGAAAACAAGGAAGCGGAGCCGTTGTAAACTGCTCTTCGATCGGCGGTATTTTAGGAGGGGCACAGCGCGGTATTTATCATGCTGCAAAACATGGAGTGATCGGGCTTACAAAAAGTGCTGCCTTAGAATATGCACCGCAGGGAATACGGATCAATTCCATCTGTCCGGGATTAATTCATACTCCCATGGCTGATAAAATGATTGCAGGCGGACAGGCCGATGCTATTGAAGAAATGCTGAAACAGGTTCCTGCAGGGCGCCTCGGCCGTCCCGAAGAAATTGCATCTGCAGCAGTCTGGCTGTGCAGTGATGCCGCAAGTCTTGTAATCGGGCATACGCTTGTTGTAGACGGCGGCTACAGTATTCAATAA
- a CDS encoding helix-turn-helix domain-containing protein translates to MDDILRIDTVSQHDAFYHKENLHPLVSIMDFDGRVPEIYSRRMNFGFYAVYLKDINCGDIKYGKNTYDYQDKTLVFVAPGQMINVDINKDYKPQGYALLFHPDLIRGTSLGRHIDDYTFFSYQSNEALHLSEKERKIVLDCFEKIRYELEQGTDKHSKMLIAANIELFLSYCIRFYDRQFITRTDNNKGILEEFEKLLNDYYQSDKPQIIGLPSVTYCAEQLHLSTNYFGDLIKKETGKTALEYIQLKIMDLAKQKILDSTKTVSEIAYELGFKYPQHFTRSFKKTTGSTPNDYRTLN, encoded by the coding sequence ATGGACGACATTTTAAGAATCGATACCGTAAGCCAGCATGATGCATTTTATCACAAAGAGAATCTGCATCCTCTTGTGAGCATCATGGATTTTGACGGAAGGGTTCCGGAAATCTATTCCAGACGCATGAATTTCGGTTTTTACGCTGTGTATCTGAAAGATATTAACTGCGGAGACATTAAATACGGCAAAAACACCTACGATTACCAGGATAAAACTTTAGTATTCGTAGCTCCAGGCCAGATGATCAATGTAGATATCAATAAAGACTATAAACCGCAGGGGTATGCACTGTTATTCCATCCAGACCTGATCCGCGGTACTTCTCTGGGCAGGCATATTGATGATTACACTTTTTTTTCTTATCAGTCTAATGAAGCGCTGCATCTTTCGGAAAAGGAGCGCAAAATCGTCCTGGACTGTTTTGAAAAGATAAGATATGAGCTGGAACAGGGTACAGATAAACACAGCAAAATGCTGATCGCTGCCAATATCGAACTTTTCCTGAGCTACTGCATCCGCTTTTATGACCGGCAGTTTATCACCCGTACCGATAATAACAAAGGTATTCTGGAAGAGTTTGAAAAGCTGCTCAATGATTATTATCAGTCTGACAAGCCTCAAATTATAGGCCTGCCGTCTGTTACTTACTGTGCCGAACAGCTTCATTTATCTACCAATTATTTCGGCGACCTCATAAAAAAGGAAACGGGGAAAACAGCACTGGAATATATTCAGTTAAAAATAATGGATCTTGCCAAGCAGAAAATTTTAGACAGTACAAAAACGGTGAGTGAGATCGCGTATGAGCTGGGTTTTAAATATCCCCAGCATTTCACAAGATCATTTAAAAAAACCACAGGTTCTACTCCTAATGACTACAGAACATTAAATTAA
- a CDS encoding AAA family ATPase, giving the protein MKINIIGASVSGTTTLAERIAVHLGFVHLDSDEYFWEKTEEPFEKRRDPELRNSLLDAAIESNMDIVLSGPFFHWNDDFTDVFNLVIFLYVPQDIRMNRLRRREYERYGDAVETNELKKMKYQAFMEWAASYDDPLFESTRTLHQQREWLDSLQIPILKIEGNYLLEPSTAVCLDKIKQMTS; this is encoded by the coding sequence ATGAAAATTAATATTATCGGAGCTTCAGTATCTGGGACAACAACTTTAGCGGAAAGAATTGCAGTACATCTCGGTTTTGTACATCTGGATTCTGATGAATACTTCTGGGAAAAGACAGAAGAACCTTTTGAAAAACGCAGGGATCCGGAATTAAGAAACTCACTGCTGGATGCAGCTATAGAAAGCAATATGGATATTGTACTTTCGGGTCCTTTTTTTCACTGGAATGATGATTTTACTGATGTTTTTAATCTGGTAATATTTTTATATGTTCCTCAGGATATACGTATGAACAGACTCCGCCGGCGTGAGTATGAACGGTATGGTGATGCTGTTGAAACTAATGAATTGAAAAAAATGAAATACCAAGCTTTTATGGAATGGGCCGCTTCTTATGATGATCCGCTGTTTGAAAGTACCCGCACTCTTCATCAGCAGCGGGAATGGCTGGATTCATTACAAATTCCAATACTGAAAATTGAAGGAAATTATCTGCTGGAACCTTCTACAGCAGTATGTCTTGATAAAATAAAGCAAATGACCTCGTGA
- a CDS encoding T9SS type A sorting domain-containing protein has translation MRTQLSLVKAGAAAVALFLTGTLNAQQWDINGNPGINSTNYVGTVDGNALYLRVNGASNNPNQAILNEAGTFIVDATNNTNVSKAKGSIVNGISNILGAQAGSSLVTGWGNDLTNSGGANIIAGQSNVVLNGAGKSVALGWKNTIRNANQFAIGVGIDLGDFYSGGFGIDLAATGDRSFVFGSGTGGAKLTNTIPLSIMFGLSTTSTMLIKDQSVGIRTTNPTANFHTVGTVRLQGLPTGTGRGLVVDTNGNVMVSSTPLSRTANNDETVQQLEDRVKSLENTVEELKQLLLNRGTAADVSSSSDVPLLFQNAPNPTRSETGIRYYLPKNIKSASIEIYSISGQLVKSLSLNERGNGTVRLSSNDLQSGTYVYKMTADGKTTDSKKMIIQD, from the coding sequence ATGAGAACACAACTATCTCTAGTGAAAGCAGGTGCAGCAGCCGTTGCTCTATTTTTAACAGGAACATTAAATGCCCAGCAGTGGGATATTAACGGAAATCCAGGGATTAACAGTACTAATTATGTAGGTACAGTGGACGGAAATGCCCTGTATTTAAGAGTAAACGGAGCTTCTAATAATCCGAATCAGGCGATATTAAATGAAGCCGGTACTTTTATTGTAGATGCGACTAATAATACCAACGTCTCTAAAGCAAAAGGAAGCATCGTAAACGGAATTTCAAATATTCTAGGGGCTCAGGCAGGAAGTTCATTGGTTACCGGATGGGGGAATGACCTTACCAATTCCGGCGGCGCAAACATCATAGCCGGACAGTCTAATGTAGTGCTTAATGGTGCCGGAAAATCTGTAGCATTAGGATGGAAAAATACGATTAGAAATGCCAACCAGTTTGCAATAGGAGTTGGAATCGATCTGGGTGATTTTTATTCCGGAGGATTTGGAATTGATCTTGCTGCCACTGGAGACCGTTCTTTCGTATTCGGATCTGGAACCGGAGGAGCAAAATTGACCAATACTATTCCTCTGTCTATTATGTTTGGATTATCAACAACTTCAACAATGCTGATCAAAGACCAAAGCGTCGGTATCCGTACAACAAACCCAACCGCTAATTTTCATACGGTAGGAACAGTGAGGCTGCAAGGTCTTCCTACAGGAACCGGCCGCGGATTAGTAGTAGATACCAACGGAAATGTAATGGTATCAAGTACTCCGCTAAGCAGAACGGCCAACAATGATGAAACAGTACAGCAACTTGAAGATCGTGTTAAAAGCCTAGAAAACACCGTAGAAGAATTGAAACAGCTGTTATTGAACAGAGGAACTGCAGCTGATGTTTCTTCATCTTCAGATGTTCCGCTATTATTTCAAAACGCTCCCAACCCAACGAGAAGCGAAACAGGTATCCGTTATTACTTACCCAAAAATATAAAGTCTGCTTCTATAGAGATTTACAGCATCTCCGGACAGCTTGTAAAATCTCTGTCTCTAAATGAAAGAGGAAACGGAACAGTAAGGCTTTCAAGCAATGATCTTCAATCCGGAACTTATGTTTATAAAATGACTGCCGACGGAAAAACGACAGATTCTAAAAAGATGATTATCCAGGATTAA